The following is a genomic window from Chitinophaga caseinilytica.
GTGATTACCTGCAGATCGTTCTGCGCGCCGGTGGAGATCTTTCCGAACACGATGTCTTCTACCGCGCGGCCGCCGAGGGTCATGCAGATATCGTCCATCAGTTGTTCGGTATTGTAGAGGTATTGCTCTTTCGGGAGATACTGTGCGTACCCGAGTGCGGCCACGCCACGGGGGACGATGGTGACTTTCACGAGCGGGTTGGCGTGTTCGAGGTACCAGCCGCAGATAGCGTGTCCGGCTTCGTGGTAGGCGATCACTTCCTTTTCTTCGGGGGAGATGATCTTGTTTTTCTTCTCGAGGCCGCCGATCACACGGTCGATGGCGTCGTTGAAGTCTTCCATTTCCACTTCGTTCTTGCCTTTACGGGCGGCGATGAGCGCGGCTTCGTTACATACGTTGGCGATGTCTGCACCGGCGAAACCGGGCGTCATGGAAGCGAGTTTCTTGATGTCGAGGTTGGGCGACGTCTTGATGGGCTTCAGGTGTACGTTGAAGATATGTTCACGGCCTCCGAGGTCGGGCTTGTCGATGGAAATCTGGCGGTCGAAACGGCCGGGGCGCAGCAGGGCGCTGTCGAGCACGTCTGGCCGGTTGGTGGCGGCGAGGATGATGATCCCGCTGTCTGTTCCGAAGCCGTCCATTTCCACGAGGAGCTGGTTGAGGGTGTTCTCGCGCTCGTCGTTGGACATCATGACGTTCTTGCCACGGGCGCGGCCGATGGCGTCGATTTCGTCGATGAAGATGATACAGGGTGCTTTTTCGCGGGCCTGTTTGAAGAGGTCACGAACGCGGGAAGCGCCGACGCCTACGAACAGTTCCACGAAATCGGAGCCGGACATGGAGAAGAAGGGGACCTGCGCTTCGCCCGCCATGGCTTTGGCGAGGAGGGTTTTACCGGTACCGGGAGGGCCTACGAGGAGGGCTCCTTTCGGGATTTTACCCCCGAGCGCGGTGTATTTCTTCGGGTTTTTGAGGAAATCCACGATTTCCATCACTTCCACTTTGGCTTCGTCGAGGCCGGCAACATCGTTGAAGGTGATGTTGACGCGGGTGCCTTTATCGAAGAGGGTGGCTTTGGATTTGCCGATGTTGAAGATGCCGCCGGGGCCGCCGCTTCCGCCGGACGGGCCGCCCATTTTACGCATGAGCAGTACCCACATACCGATGAGCAGCAGGATGGGCAGCAGTATTTGCATGAGCGGCTCGAACCAGTTCTGGCGCGGAACGTAGGATACGTTCATCTGGTCTGCCAGGGGCATCCCTTCCTGGGCGCGGTCCAGCTCCTTCTGGAAGCTTTCCACGCTTCCGATGGTGAACTGGTAATGCGGGCCTGAGTTCTGGGCGCCGAGGCGGCCTTTGGCCACTTCCGAATATTGGGGCTGGTTCAGCCTTTCTTTTTTGATATAAACTTCTACAAGTGCCTTGTTCACCACTACCAGCTTGTC
Proteins encoded in this region:
- the ftsH gene encoding ATP-dependent zinc metalloprotease FtsH, translating into MEKGGNNYSKGPDKSSPKKGPKFNIYWVYAFIGIALLAMNFVLPISSQPKELSGFKEFQQRLLRTGDVDKLVVVNKALVEVYIKKERLNQPQYSEVAKGRLGAQNSGPHYQFTIGSVESFQKELDRAQEGMPLADQMNVSYVPRQNWFEPLMQILLPILLLIGMWVLLMRKMGGPSGGSGGPGGIFNIGKSKATLFDKGTRVNITFNDVAGLDEAKVEVMEIVDFLKNPKKYTALGGKIPKGALLVGPPGTGKTLLAKAMAGEAQVPFFSMSGSDFVELFVGVGASRVRDLFKQAREKAPCIIFIDEIDAIGRARGKNVMMSNDERENTLNQLLVEMDGFGTDSGIIILAATNRPDVLDSALLRPGRFDRQISIDKPDLGGREHIFNVHLKPIKTSPNLDIKKLASMTPGFAGADIANVCNEAALIAARKGKNEVEMEDFNDAIDRVIGGLEKKNKIISPEEKEVIAYHEAGHAICGWYLEHANPLVKVTIVPRGVAALGYAQYLPKEQYLYNTEQLMDDICMTLGGRAVEDIVFGKISTGAQNDLQVITRMAYAMVTVYGMNDKVGNVSFYDPNVEQSFTKPYSEETAKLIDDEVRALIDKAYQRTKAMLTDKLPQVKLLAEELLKKEVLYKDDLERLIGKRPYDTHKEHIPTKAGIGVEGVHPSDIINPSPANVTTEQE